The following proteins are encoded in a genomic region of Paenibacillus sp. FSL R7-0273:
- a CDS encoding RNA polymerase sigma factor, whose amino-acid sequence MQRSMTRPGNHVIKSYEAYSEMLFRIAMVHLGRRQDAEEAVQDTFIKLMEKAPAFNDAEHQKAWLIRVLTNTCKTMLGRGWRKREVKLDGAEALAADGPIDLALLQLVMALPAKIKTVIHLYYYEDYSVQEISRILQISDSAVKMRLQRGRQLLKLELEGAESE is encoded by the coding sequence ATGCAGCGATCCATGACCCGGCCGGGAAATCATGTGATAAAGAGTTACGAAGCCTATTCAGAGATGCTGTTCCGGATTGCGATGGTCCATCTGGGCCGCCGCCAGGATGCTGAAGAGGCCGTTCAGGATACGTTCATCAAGCTGATGGAGAAGGCGCCGGCTTTTAACGACGCCGAGCATCAGAAGGCATGGCTGATCCGTGTGCTTACCAATACCTGCAAAACAATGCTGGGCAGGGGCTGGCGAAAGCGCGAGGTCAAGCTGGACGGTGCCGAGGCGCTGGCAGCAGACGGTCCTATAGATCTGGCGCTGCTGCAGCTCGTAATGGCATTGCCTGCGAAAATTAAAACAGTGATCCATCTCTACTACTACGAGGATTATTCTGTACAGGAAATCAGCCGGATTCTGCAGATCAGTGACTCTGCTGTGAAAATGCGGCTTCAGCGGGGACGGCAGCTGTTAAAACTGGAGCTGGAAGGAGCGGAATCAGAGTGA
- a CDS encoding class I SAM-dependent methyltransferase: protein MQEQLSAANKAAWETKAYQAWVEHHGTPEALAEVLKKDPRHPLRYWLKYIGDPSGKKVLNLLGSHGRKAIPLALLGAEVTVVDISAENCRYAIEVAAAAGVELSYICADVLSIPDEETLGTFDYVLTEFGVLHYFADLKPLFSLVNRRLGEGGRLLLTDFHPFARAWKTTETLRESTGNYFDDTVREGEVAFARLLPEAERPGLNKVLTKAWTAGDILTAAAANGLYIRTFEEIPNAADPGFPEFYTLVADKAEVQLSPLNP from the coding sequence ATGCAGGAGCAACTGTCAGCTGCCAACAAAGCAGCTTGGGAAACGAAGGCCTATCAGGCCTGGGTAGAGCATCACGGGACGCCGGAGGCGCTTGCCGAAGTGCTGAAGAAGGACCCGCGGCACCCGCTGCGTTACTGGTTGAAATACATAGGAGATCCATCCGGCAAAAAAGTGCTCAATCTGCTCGGCTCCCACGGCCGTAAAGCGATTCCCTTAGCGCTGCTAGGAGCCGAGGTGACGGTGGTTGATATTTCCGCGGAGAACTGCCGGTATGCTATTGAGGTGGCGGCTGCGGCGGGAGTGGAGCTGAGCTATATCTGCGCGGATGTGCTGAGTATCCCGGATGAAGAAACGCTGGGAACGTTCGATTATGTGCTGACAGAGTTTGGGGTTTTGCATTATTTTGCCGATCTGAAGCCTTTATTCTCGCTTGTTAACCGGAGGCTGGGGGAGGGCGGCCGGCTGCTGCTGACGGATTTTCATCCGTTTGCCAGAGCGTGGAAGACGACGGAGACGCTCCGGGAGTCGACAGGCAATTATTTTGATGATACAGTCCGGGAAGGTGAGGTCGCCTTTGCCAGGCTGCTGCCGGAAGCAGAGCGTCCGGGACTGAACAAGGTGCTGACCAAGGCCTGGACGGCGGGGGACATATTGACTGCGGCGGCTGCTAACGGGCTGTATATCCGGACCTTTGAAGAGATTCCCAATGCCGCAGACCCGGGCTTTCCCGAGTTTTATACCCTGGTTGCCGATAAAGCTGAGGTGCAGCTCTCACCGCTAAATCCCTGA